A region of the Pricia mediterranea genome:
ACCGGGGCGACCGATAACGGCACCGGAGCAATCACCATGCTCGAAGCGGCACGCATCCTGAAAAAGGTATATCCCAATCCGAAGCGGACCATCATAGTGGGACTCTGGGGCAGTGAGGAACAGGGGCTCAACGGCTCCCGGGCCTATGTCGAAGACCATCCCGAAGTGGTGGACAATCTGCAAGCGCTTTTTAATCAGGACAACGGTACCGGAAGGGTCGTCAGTATCACCGGTCAAGGCTTTTTGAACGCTTACGACTATATCGGACGTTGGCTTCAAACCGTTCCCGAAGACATCACCCAGCATATCGAAAGCTCGTTCCCGGGGTCTCCCGCCCGTGGAGGTTCGGATTACGCCTCCTTTGTAGCAGCCGGCGCACCGGCGTTCTCCCTGAGTTCGTTAAGCTGGGATTATTGGAACTATACTTGGCACACGAATTTGGACACCTACGACAAGATTGTTTTTGACGATGTGCGCAACAACGCCATCTTAACCGCTATTTTGGCCTATCAGGCGAGCGAAGACCCCGAAAGGACATCGCGGGAAAAAGCCGTTCTAGGCGTGGATTCCAGAACAGGCGAGCAACAAACTTGGCCCGAAGTAAGGTCGCCCGAACGGGCAGGGATGCTGGAAGACTAGTTCAAGGTGGATGCTAAACGGTCAAAACCGACCCCTTATCGAGTAAAATTCCGTTTATAAACGTTTAGGCAGTACTTTGGGGGAAACCTGGGAGAAAAATGTCATGACCAAAGGCTTTACCCCGCTGCCGGTCTGTCGGGATGTGACCAAAACGAGCGGGTCGTTCTAGAGAGGCCCAAGGCGACGGCGACCATCAGTGCAAAACCTACCAAATAGTATACCCGTGAAAAAAAAGTGCGAGGAATGCGGTATTGAAATCCGGGGCCGGGCGGACAAGAAGTTCTGCTCCGATCATTGCCGTAACGCCTACCACAACAAGGTCAACAAAAACAGCAAGAATTTAATCCGTAACGTTAACAACAAGCTTCGCAAGAACTATCGTATCTTGGACGGTTTTTCGCTAAGGGACGGCAAGACCCGGACCACGCGTAAAAAACTCTGGGACAAAGGCTTCGACTTCGAGTTCGTCACCAACCTTTACACCACAAAGAAAGGAACAATCTATTATTTCGTCTATGATTTGGGCTATCTGCCGTTGGACAACGATTATTATATGATTGTAAAACGGGAGTAATGCCTCGCCACAACCGCCACAAAAAAGAATCATATTCGTCCAGAAAATAAAATCCCCTTCACCCATAAAAAAATGCTTTCCGTGCGGAAAGCATTTTTTTATGGTTTATGACGCAATTCACAATTTGAAAGCAAGTCAATTACCAATTTTGTCCGCTTAGCTTGAGTGCTGCAATCACGACATCTTTTCTACTGATTTGGCCAATTATGAGTCCGTCTTGCATAACGGGAAGTCTTCTTCGATTGTGTGCGTCAAATACATTGGCCGCATCGAATATGCTCATATCATGCGGGATGGTCTCCACTTCCTTGGTCATAAATTTTTTTACTTCCGAATCCAAAATAGGCTGATTGAAATACCGGCTTTCGGAAATGGTCTTCATACAATCGGCTTCCGAGATGATACCCACCAAGAATCCGCTATCGTCCAATACCGGACCTCCGGAAATGTTATGTTTCAAAAAGAGTTCCATGACCTCCAGAATACACTGATCCGGTCTAAAGGTTACCAGGTTTCGGGTCATGTAATCGGTTACCAAAATCGGGGCCTTGTACTCTTTCTTCGTGGTTGTCTTGGCCCTCGGCCCCATAAAGCTCTTGATTCCCATATCGATTTGGTTTTTGCGTTAATCACTAAAGATAGGTAAAATTTCGACAGGTTTGGTAAAAAACCATTTCCCTATTGTAAATTTGTTAACCTACCTTTCTATTGTAACCAACCAAGACGTATCATCTCCGATGAAAAAATTCGCTTCCGTTGTATCGCTTCTCCTTATTGTATCGGCCGTTTTCTGGAGTTTTCATTCCGCCATGCCCGTTTACAACAGCGACGCGGACGTTGCCGATACCCTATTTTCTACGGACAGGGCCTTGACACATGTGAAAATGATATCCCAAAAGCCCCATGCGGTGGGCTTTCCGGCCCACGAACAGGTGCGGGACTACATTGTTTCCGAATTAGAGAAAATGGGACTGAAAATCCGCGTACAAAAGGGATATACGGCCGGCGACTGGGCCAATTTGAGCAAGGTGGAGAATATTTTGGCCAGAATCGAGGGAAGCGGCGATGGCAAGGCCCTACTTTTACTTTCGCATTACGACAGCAATCCACATTCATCCTTGGGCGCCAGTGATGCCGGCAGCGGGGTCGCTACTATCTTGGAAAGTGTTCGGGCGTTTCTTTCAACGGGCAAAAAATCGAAGAACGATATTATCATCCTTATTTCCGATGCGGAGGAATTGGGACTCAACGGTGCGCAGCTCTTCGTCGATGAACACCAATGGGCAGAGGAAGTCGGACTCGTACTGAATTTTGAGGCCCGGGGAAGCGGCGGGCCCAGTTACGCTTTCATTGAAACGAACCGGGGCAACCAAAATTTGTTGAGGGAGTTTATAGCGGCGAATCCCGAGTACCCGATGGCCAATTCACTGTATTACAGTATCTACAAGATGTTGCCGAACGATACCGACCTGACCGTTTTTAGAAAGGATCGGGATATCGACGGCTTCAACTTTGCCTTTATCGATGACCACTTCGATTACCATACGGCCCAGGACACCTATGAACGGCTAGACCGAAATACCTTGGCGCATCAGGGCAGCTACCTAATGCCGCTGCTCCACCATTTTAGCGATGCCGGCCTGGACCATCTTAAAAGTCTGAACGATTTCGTGTATTTCAACATCCCTTTTTTTGGAATGGTCTCTTATCCCTTCGAGTGGATCTGGCCGATGACCGTCATTGCCGTCGTTCTCTTTATAGCGCTGACCATCTATGGCTTCCGTCGAAAGCGCTTACGATTTCGCGGGATTGCGGTCGGTTTTCTTCCCTTGCCGCTCAGCCTTGCCATCAACGGACTGGTCGGTTTCTACGCCTGGCCCGGGTTGAAGTGGCTCTATCCCGGGTATCAAGACATGCTGCACGGCTTTCCCTATAACGGGCACACCTACATTATCGCTTTTGTACTGTTTGCCGTGGCGGTCTGTTTCGGCATATACTATAAATTTCGAAAAGTCGCAGTGGCCGACCTGCTGTTCGCCCCCCTAGCCCTTTGGCTATTATTGTGCGGTGTGTTGGCGGCCTACCTTCAGGGGGCGAGTTTCGTTATCGTACCCGTATTCGCTTTGCTGGCTGCTTGGTACGTTGCCTTGAACCAGGAGCGACCGAACCCGTACTTGATGGTGTTTTTAGCACTTCCGGCCATTTGGCTGTTCAGTCCGTTAACCGAGGGATTTGTAGTGGGATTGGGACTAAAAATGCTGGTGGCCTCTACCCTATTGACCACGCTTACTTTTTTTCTTCTGCTTCCGGTTTTTGGCTTTTACGGAAACAAGAAGTCCCTCGCTTATCTGGCTTTGGTTCTTTTCTTCGGATGTATGGTTTCCGCCCACTTCGACTCGGGTTTCGATGCCGATAATGCCAAACCCAGCAGTTTGGTCTATGTGCTGGATGAGGATAAAAACTCCGCCCAATGGGCGACTTACGACCATGTACTGATCGATTGGAACGAAACTTTTTTGGCCTCGGAGAAACTGGCTGTCGAAGCAGGAAACTATCCTATCCTGAACAGCAAGTATGGATTGGGCTTCAGCTATGTGGCCGGGGCGCCGATCAGGGAAATAAAAGGCCCATCCATAAAAAAGACCAGCGACACCATAATCGGAAACAAGCGGCTGCTTGAAATAGAGATTGTCCCACAACGCCATGTCAATCGGCTCGAAATATTTACCAACGCGGCAGATATCGTGTCCGCCACGGTGAACGGCATACCCCTCTCCCCCTATTTCCTGGCCGAGCGGACAACCGATAGACTGGTCACCCACTACATCAGCGACAACGATTCGACGAAGCTGCAACTGACCCTCCCAAAAAACGAACGATTGAAGCTTACGTTTTACGAGGCATCCAACGACCTTTTGGAAAGCCCGCTTTTTCAGGTTCCCAAGCGGCCGGAGAACAGTATTCCGATGCCGTTTGTGCTGAACGATGCAATCGTTACGGTTCGGACAATAGGAT
Encoded here:
- a CDS encoding M28 family peptidase, encoding MKKFASVVSLLLIVSAVFWSFHSAMPVYNSDADVADTLFSTDRALTHVKMISQKPHAVGFPAHEQVRDYIVSELEKMGLKIRVQKGYTAGDWANLSKVENILARIEGSGDGKALLLLSHYDSNPHSSLGASDAGSGVATILESVRAFLSTGKKSKNDIIILISDAEELGLNGAQLFVDEHQWAEEVGLVLNFEARGSGGPSYAFIETNRGNQNLLREFIAANPEYPMANSLYYSIYKMLPNDTDLTVFRKDRDIDGFNFAFIDDHFDYHTAQDTYERLDRNTLAHQGSYLMPLLHHFSDAGLDHLKSLNDFVYFNIPFFGMVSYPFEWIWPMTVIAVVLFIALTIYGFRRKRLRFRGIAVGFLPLPLSLAINGLVGFYAWPGLKWLYPGYQDMLHGFPYNGHTYIIAFVLFAVAVCFGIYYKFRKVAVADLLFAPLALWLLLCGVLAAYLQGASFVIVPVFALLAAWYVALNQERPNPYLMVFLALPAIWLFSPLTEGFVVGLGLKMLVASTLLTTLTFFLLLPVFGFYGNKKSLAYLALVLFFGCMVSAHFDSGFDADNAKPSSLVYVLDEDKNSAQWATYDHVLIDWNETFLASEKLAVEAGNYPILNSKYGLGFSYVAGAPIREIKGPSIKKTSDTIIGNKRLLEIEIVPQRHVNRLEIFTNAADIVSATVNGIPLSPYFLAERTTDRLVTHYISDNDSTKLQLTLPKNERLKLTFYEASNDLLESPLFQVPKRPENSIPMPFVLNDAIVTVRTIGF
- a CDS encoding CBS domain-containing protein, yielding MGIKSFMGPRAKTTTKKEYKAPILVTDYMTRNLVTFRPDQCILEVMELFLKHNISGGPVLDDSGFLVGIISEADCMKTISESRYFNQPILDSEVKKFMTKEVETIPHDMSIFDAANVFDAHNRRRLPVMQDGLIIGQISRKDVVIAALKLSGQNW